In a genomic window of Lacrimispora sp. BS-2:
- a CDS encoding DeoR/GlpR family DNA-binding transcription regulator: MFTEERLDRILQILHDQGMVKVKDLSALFQVTEDCIRKDLKNLENAGKLKRTYGGALLSQDYPLKRDVIDRRDTNIEKKKLIAQKAFELIRSNETIFLDISTTNIMVAEQLSKSRKRLTVVTNMIDIMQTLAVNPDITSIGTGGIMYRTVNGFMGAAAIEIIKQYSFDRAFIGTCGLDLTDNSITTLGVEDGLTKKAAIASSRHKYLVMEKDKFYFNDSYKFAHFDDIDGIITDSMPDEATARKLYSAGVTIM, from the coding sequence ATGTTTACGGAAGAGCGTTTAGACAGGATTTTGCAAATCCTTCACGATCAGGGAATGGTGAAGGTAAAGGATTTAAGCGCCCTTTTTCAGGTGACGGAAGACTGCATACGCAAGGACTTAAAAAATCTGGAAAATGCCGGAAAGCTGAAACGGACCTATGGCGGAGCCTTATTATCCCAGGATTATCCTCTGAAACGGGATGTGATTGACCGGAGAGATACGAATATCGAGAAAAAGAAATTAATTGCCCAGAAGGCTTTTGAACTGATCAGGAGCAATGAAACCATATTTCTGGATATTTCCACTACAAATATCATGGTGGCGGAACAGCTTTCCAAGTCCCGCAAACGGTTGACCGTGGTTACGAACATGATCGATATTATGCAGACTCTGGCAGTTAATCCAGATATCACTTCCATTGGGACAGGAGGAATCATGTACCGTACGGTAAACGGCTTTATGGGGGCGGCTGCCATTGAAATCATTAAACAGTACAGCTTTGACAGGGCCTTCATCGGAACCTGCGGCCTGGACCTCACGGACAATTCCATCACCACCTTAGGTGTGGAGGATGGCTTGACAAAGAAGGCGGCAATAGCCAGCAGCAGGCATAAATATTTGGTAATGGAAAAAGATAAATTTTATTTTAATGATTCCTATAAATTTGCCCATTTTGATGACATAGACGGAATTATTACGGACTCCATGCCGGATGAGGCCACAGCCAGGAAGCTTTACTCTGCAGGAGTTACTATTATGTAG
- a CDS encoding helix-turn-helix transcriptional regulator encodes MDKRYMALGTSMLVLKLLKEQSMYGYQIIRILEQQSQNVFQLQEGTLYPILHTLEQQGAVTSYHETADNGRRRKYYAITSHGQKMLEEKSKEWKVYQTAVNQVMGGVLFE; translated from the coding sequence ATGGACAAACGCTATATGGCCCTTGGCACTTCTATGCTGGTACTTAAGCTTCTGAAAGAGCAAAGCATGTACGGATACCAGATAATACGTATACTGGAACAGCAAAGCCAGAATGTATTTCAGCTCCAGGAAGGCACACTGTACCCAATTTTGCACACCCTGGAACAACAGGGAGCTGTCACAAGTTATCATGAGACTGCAGACAACGGCCGCCGCCGCAAATATTATGCAATTACCTCTCATGGGCAGAAGATGCTGGAAGAAAAATCAAAAGAGTGGAAGGTCTACCAGACTGCCGTCAACCAGGTGATGGGAGGTGTTCTATTTGAATAA
- a CDS encoding ABC transporter ATP-binding protein yields MSRLLEVNQLQVHIKTQHGVVQAVRGVSFYLDEQETLAIVGESGSGKSISVKSIMGLLPKNGKIVGGSILLDGRDLAKYSERQMQAVRGSDISMIFQDPMTSLNPTMTIGKQIVEVLKEHRKDMTKAQMKQRALELISLVGISNPDTRFDQYPHQLSGGMRQRVVIAVALACDPKILIADEPTTALDVTIQAQILDLMKDLQKKIKTSIIIITHNLGVVANVADRVAVMYGGQLVESAGVRELFYQTEHPYTKGLLASIPKASHKGSELTAIPGTPPDLMDPPKGCPFAARCRSTMEVCRQYPPENMLCGEGHHARCWLLDERAKALRE; encoded by the coding sequence GTGAGCAGATTATTGGAAGTCAATCAGTTACAGGTACATATAAAAACCCAGCATGGTGTAGTCCAGGCAGTGCGTGGGGTAAGTTTTTATCTGGATGAGCAGGAGACTTTGGCAATCGTTGGAGAGTCCGGCTCCGGCAAATCCATTTCCGTAAAAAGCATTATGGGCCTGCTTCCGAAAAACGGAAAAATCGTGGGAGGCAGTATTCTCTTAGACGGCAGGGACCTTGCAAAATACAGTGAGCGGCAGATGCAGGCGGTACGGGGTTCGGATATTTCCATGATATTCCAGGATCCCATGACCTCTTTAAACCCTACGATGACCATTGGCAAGCAGATTGTGGAGGTGTTAAAAGAGCATCGGAAGGATATGACAAAAGCACAGATGAAGCAACGGGCTCTTGAGCTGATTTCCCTTGTTGGGATTTCCAATCCGGATACAAGGTTTGACCAGTACCCCCATCAGCTTTCCGGCGGCATGAGGCAAAGAGTCGTGATCGCGGTGGCCCTGGCCTGTGATCCCAAGATTTTAATTGCCGATGAGCCGACGACGGCTCTGGATGTAACCATACAGGCACAGATCCTGGATCTTATGAAGGATCTGCAAAAGAAAATCAAAACCTCCATTATTATTATTACCCATAATCTGGGGGTTGTGGCTAATGTTGCGGACCGGGTTGCCGTTATGTACGGAGGCCAGCTGGTGGAAAGCGCCGGTGTGCGGGAGCTGTTTTACCAGACAGAGCATCCTTATACAAAGGGGCTTCTGGCATCCATACCAAAGGCTTCTCATAAGGGAAGCGAGCTGACGGCCATTCCAGGGACTCCGCCGGATCTGATGGATCCGCCAAAAGGCTGTCCTTTTGCAGCCAGATGCAGGTCCACCATGGAGGTCTGCAGACAGTATCCGCCGGAGAATATGCTTTGCGGTGAAGGCCACCATGCGCGCTGCTGGCTTCTTGATGAGCGGGCAAAGGCTCTCAGGGAATAG
- a CDS encoding peptide ABC transporter substrate-binding protein has product MKKRVLTLGTVACLVIGTLAGCGFTGSTDSSTTGGSSQSAASSEATFDKTADSSAGDQVLSVYANAEIKTLVQWAASDNQSSKVNNNAFEGLLRLDENHEAQPALAESYDVSDDKLTYTFHLRDGLQWSDGTPLTAKDFVFAWLKQMSAEATNGYSFIMTDYIVNGAEYNEGKASAEEVGVKALDDKTFQVTLKAPTPYFARLTVLCQFFPLNEEYVTSKGDQYGLSAENMIYCGPYVITSYDPAVGAALKKNDKYWDAANVKVGNAQVRVMKDASAALNAYLANELSQVALDSSNVAAYQNDPEFSSKSEFRTEYLQFSLSNPVMANKNIRRAVSMAIDRETLVKAILADGSAPSEGLVAEGMYGDESKSFRDLNGNICQFDPEQAKKYWEEGCKELGQTPALTLLVRDDSVTKAVATYIQSELNKNLGIDIVIDTKTVQARNELMDNDNYMFASTAWGADYDDAMTYLDLWTNGTPYRGSYQNEQYNKLINGARVETDDAKRLDMLLQAENLLVDEDVIVAPLYHRGSATLTKSNVKGLINHPFGPDVEFKYAYFK; this is encoded by the coding sequence ATGAAAAAAAGAGTATTAACTTTAGGCACTGTAGCCTGTCTTGTTATTGGAACCCTGGCAGGTTGTGGTTTTACCGGATCCACCGACAGCTCCACTACCGGAGGATCTTCCCAAAGTGCGGCATCAAGTGAAGCCACTTTTGACAAAACGGCGGATTCGTCAGCCGGCGATCAGGTGCTTAGCGTATATGCAAATGCCGAGATCAAAACCCTGGTACAGTGGGCGGCCTCCGACAACCAGTCATCAAAGGTAAACAATAACGCATTTGAAGGTCTGCTTCGTCTGGATGAGAATCATGAGGCGCAGCCTGCACTGGCGGAAAGCTATGATGTTTCCGATGATAAACTTACATATACCTTTCATTTGAGAGACGGCCTGCAATGGAGTGACGGAACTCCTTTGACAGCAAAGGATTTTGTATTTGCCTGGTTAAAGCAGATGAGTGCGGAAGCCACCAATGGCTACAGCTTCATCATGACAGACTATATTGTAAACGGGGCCGAGTATAACGAAGGCAAGGCCAGTGCGGAAGAAGTGGGAGTAAAGGCCCTTGATGACAAGACCTTTCAGGTGACTTTAAAAGCGCCTACCCCTTATTTTGCCCGCTTGACTGTCCTTTGCCAGTTCTTCCCATTAAACGAGGAATATGTTACCTCAAAAGGCGACCAGTATGGTTTAAGTGCGGAGAATATGATTTACTGCGGCCCATACGTTATCACCAGCTATGATCCGGCAGTAGGGGCTGCCTTGAAAAAGAATGATAAATACTGGGATGCTGCAAATGTAAAGGTTGGAAATGCTCAGGTAAGGGTAATGAAGGATGCATCCGCAGCCCTTAACGCTTATCTGGCCAATGAACTGAGCCAGGTGGCTCTTGATTCTTCCAACGTAGCCGCTTACCAGAATGATCCGGAATTCAGTTCTAAGAGCGAGTTCAGAACTGAATATCTGCAGTTCTCCTTAAGCAATCCGGTTATGGCAAACAAAAATATCCGCAGGGCTGTTTCCATGGCAATTGACCGTGAGACCCTGGTTAAGGCAATTCTTGCAGATGGCTCTGCTCCCAGTGAGGGTCTGGTTGCGGAAGGCATGTATGGAGACGAAAGTAAAAGCTTCCGCGATTTAAACGGAAATATTTGTCAATTCGACCCGGAACAGGCTAAGAAATACTGGGAAGAGGGATGTAAGGAATTGGGACAGACACCGGCCCTGACCTTGCTGGTAAGAGATGATTCTGTGACAAAAGCAGTTGCAACCTATATACAGAGTGAATTAAATAAGAATTTAGGCATTGATATTGTGATCGATACCAAGACGGTTCAGGCAAGAAATGAATTAATGGATAACGATAATTACATGTTTGCATCTACCGCATGGGGCGCTGATTATGACGATGCCATGACATACCTTGATTTATGGACCAACGGTACTCCATACCGCGGCTCCTATCAAAATGAACAATATAATAAGCTGATTAACGGTGCAAGAGTTGAAACCGATGACGCCAAGCGTCTGGATATGCTGCTGCAGGCGGAGAATCTTCTGGTTGACGAGGATGTGATTGTCGCACCTTTGTACCATAGAGGTTCTGCAACCCTTACAAAATCCAATGTGAAAGGATTGATCAATCATCCTTTCGGGCCGGATGTGGAATTTAAATACGCTTATTTTAAGTAA
- a CDS encoding oligopeptide/dipeptide ABC transporter ATP-binding protein translates to MMSAEKKPLLEVKHIKKYFQVGKNQILKAVDDVSLDIYKGETLGLVGESGCGKSTFGRTVIQLYEPTEGRIIYDGQEMSGSLSAVERHGFTRKMQMIFQDPYASLNPRMKVIDIVAEGIDAHGILSGEERRKKVMELLETVGLSEEHANRFPHEFSGGQRQRVGIARALAVNPEFVICDEPISALDVSIQAQVINLLKELQEKRGLTYLFIAHDLSMVKHISDRIGVMYLGAMVELGDSESLFETPLHPYTQALLSAIPIPDPDVEKSRSRIMLEGSLPNPVNLKEGCRFASRCPHAEQLCREKTPEMKEVLPGHFAACHKAV, encoded by the coding sequence ATGATGTCGGCAGAAAAGAAACCATTATTAGAGGTAAAGCATATAAAGAAATATTTCCAGGTGGGAAAAAATCAAATTTTAAAAGCAGTGGATGATGTCAGCCTGGATATTTATAAAGGAGAAACCCTTGGCCTGGTAGGGGAAAGCGGCTGCGGGAAGTCTACTTTCGGCCGTACCGTAATTCAGTTGTATGAGCCAACGGAAGGCAGGATAATATATGATGGACAGGAAATGAGCGGAAGTTTATCTGCGGTGGAGCGCCATGGGTTTACCAGAAAGATGCAGATGATTTTTCAGGATCCTTATGCATCCCTTAATCCGCGGATGAAGGTCATTGATATTGTTGCGGAAGGAATTGATGCTCATGGAATCTTAAGTGGGGAGGAACGGAGAAAGAAAGTGATGGAGCTTTTAGAAACGGTGGGACTTTCCGAAGAGCATGCAAACCGTTTCCCCCACGAATTTTCCGGCGGACAGCGTCAGCGGGTGGGCATTGCCAGGGCATTGGCAGTGAATCCGGAGTTTGTGATCTGTGACGAGCCCATCTCCGCACTGGATGTTTCCATTCAGGCACAGGTGATCAACTTGTTAAAAGAGCTGCAGGAGAAGAGGGGGCTTACCTATCTGTTCATCGCTCATGATCTTTCCATGGTCAAGCACATCAGTGACCGGATCGGTGTCATGTATCTTGGGGCCATGGTGGAGTTAGGGGACAGTGAAAGCCTTTTTGAGACTCCGCTTCATCCCTATACCCAGGCATTGCTTTCCGCAATTCCCATCCCGGACCCTGATGTGGAAAAGAGCCGCAGTCGGATCATGCTGGAGGGAAGTCTTCCAAATCCTGTCAATTTGAAGGAAGGATGCCGGTTTGCTTCCCGCTGCCCTCATGCAGAGCAGCTTTGCCGGGAAAAAACACCAGAAATGAAAGAAGTCTTGCCAGGGCATTTTGCAGCCTGTCATAAGGCAGTGTAG
- a CDS encoding ABC transporter permease, whose product MDELFVKANVDESEKEHIARPNLTALQDGWLRLKKNKAAVVCLFTLIAIGLLAILAPVFSRYSYKETNYDIIYQTPSLVHLFGTDQFGRDLWVRTWMGTRISLLIALVAALLDLTLGVTYGAVSALAGGRVDAVMQRIIEVLVGIPHLIIVILLMMVMPAGIWTIVVALSITGWVNMARLVRGSILKLKNQEFVLAARVLGTSTAGIIWKHLIPNTVGVIVINAMFTIPSAIFTEAFLSFIGIGMQEPKASLGVLINNGYQVLRNFPHVLIFPAIVIVLIMVCFSILGDGLRDALDPRMRK is encoded by the coding sequence ATGGATGAATTATTTGTAAAGGCAAATGTGGATGAATCGGAGAAAGAACATATTGCCCGACCCAATTTAACAGCCCTTCAGGATGGCTGGCTTCGTTTGAAGAAAAATAAAGCGGCAGTTGTCTGCTTGTTTACATTGATTGCAATCGGGCTTCTTGCAATACTGGCGCCGGTATTTTCAAGATATTCTTATAAAGAAACGAATTATGACATCATTTATCAGACGCCCTCCCTGGTACATCTCTTCGGTACGGACCAGTTCGGCCGAGACCTTTGGGTCAGAACGTGGATGGGGACCCGCATATCCCTGCTTATTGCCCTTGTTGCGGCTCTTTTGGATTTAACACTGGGAGTGACCTATGGAGCGGTTTCCGCTTTGGCCGGCGGCAGAGTGGATGCCGTTATGCAGCGAATCATTGAAGTACTGGTGGGAATCCCCCATCTGATCATTGTCATCCTTTTGATGATGGTCATGCCGGCTGGGATCTGGACGATTGTAGTGGCTCTTTCCATTACCGGCTGGGTGAATATGGCCCGTCTGGTCCGCGGATCCATTTTAAAGCTTAAAAATCAGGAGTTTGTTCTAGCGGCACGGGTGTTGGGAACCAGTACTGCCGGAATCATATGGAAGCATCTGATCCCCAATACGGTAGGAGTTATTGTCATCAATGCCATGTTTACCATTCCGTCCGCCATATTTACGGAAGCATTTTTAAGCTTTATCGGCATTGGCATGCAGGAACCAAAAGCATCTTTGGGAGTTTTAATTAACAACGGATACCAGGTGCTTCGTAATTTCCCCCATGTGTTGATTTTCCCGGCAATCGTGATCGTCCTGATTATGGTATGCTTCAGCATTCTTGGAGACGGCCTGCGGGATGCTCTGGATCCAAGAATGAGAAAGTAG
- a CDS encoding copper homeostasis protein CutC, translating to MKDYILEVCVDSVESAKAAVQGGAGRLELCANLVIGGTTPGVSQFKQIRKACDVPINVLIRPRYGDFLYTEHEFQMISEDAQMFRDLGADGVVVGFLKPDGDLDMERLNVLREKAGTGNMTLHRAFDVCRDPYRSLKEAMEAGIDTILTSGQQNTCMEGKKLLGELIGQAAGRIDILVGSGVNVDAIASLMDEIDARCFHMSGKTIVDSGMIYRKENVNMGIPGIGEYDIFRTEEEQIRQAKRLMEEKACLRKSV from the coding sequence ATGAAGGACTATATCTTGGAGGTCTGTGTGGATTCTGTGGAATCTGCCAAAGCAGCAGTACAGGGAGGAGCCGGCAGGCTGGAGCTCTGTGCAAATCTGGTGATCGGGGGGACCACCCCTGGAGTGAGTCAGTTTAAGCAGATCCGCAAAGCCTGTGACGTTCCGATCAACGTGCTGATACGGCCCAGGTATGGAGATTTTTTGTATACAGAACATGAATTTCAGATGATTTCAGAGGATGCACAGATGTTTCGGGATCTTGGCGCAGATGGGGTTGTGGTGGGATTTTTAAAACCGGACGGGGATCTTGACATGGAACGGCTGAACGTGCTCAGAGAAAAAGCGGGAACGGGAAACATGACCCTGCACAGAGCTTTTGATGTATGCCGGGATCCATACAGAAGCTTAAAAGAAGCCATGGAGGCAGGGATAGATACCATACTGACATCAGGACAGCAGAATACCTGTATGGAAGGAAAGAAGCTTTTAGGGGAGCTGATCGGGCAGGCGGCCGGACGGATCGATATTTTGGTAGGCAGCGGAGTCAATGTAGATGCCATTGCCAGCCTGATGGATGAGATAGATGCCCGGTGCTTTCATATGTCGGGAAAGACGATCGTGGACAGCGGCATGATCTACCGGAAGGAAAATGTAAATATGGGCATACCGGGAATCGGGGAATATGACATTTTCCGTACAGAAGAGGAACAGATACGCCAGGCAAAAAGGCTGATGGAGGAGAAAGCATGTTTACGGAAGAGCGTTTAG
- a CDS encoding ABC transporter permease: MIKYICKRLIYLALTLWVIVTATFFLMKKLPGSPFDAERFNMMSVQQQQAILEQYGLNQSVPRQYIKYMGNILHGDFGTSFTYTGQKVSAVIGGRIGPSALIGLQAVLIGLAVGLTLGIIAAWRHNSGIDYFTMIVAVLGVSVPNFVAAALLQYYVALKWGILPVGFWTEWKCSVLPSIALSFSATAMIARFIRTEMLEVLEQDYIVTAKAKGLSPMKVLMRHAVRNSIIPVVTILGPIVVNLLTGSLAVENIYTIPGIGSLFVDSIKANDYSTIMGITIFYSAFYIFVVLIVDIAYSLIDPRIRLAAGREG; the protein is encoded by the coding sequence ATGATAAAATATATCTGCAAGCGACTGATATATCTGGCGCTGACATTATGGGTCATTGTTACAGCTACTTTTTTTCTGATGAAGAAGCTGCCAGGCTCTCCTTTTGACGCGGAACGCTTTAATATGATGTCTGTTCAGCAGCAGCAGGCCATTTTAGAGCAGTATGGGCTGAATCAGTCCGTACCCCGGCAATACATAAAGTATATGGGAAATATCCTGCATGGAGATTTCGGAACATCCTTTACCTACACCGGACAGAAGGTATCTGCCGTAATTGGAGGCAGGATCGGTCCCTCCGCTTTAATCGGCCTCCAGGCGGTGTTGATCGGGCTGGCAGTTGGACTGACATTGGGAATTATTGCGGCATGGAGGCATAACAGCGGGATCGACTATTTCACCATGATCGTGGCTGTCCTTGGAGTCTCTGTACCTAATTTTGTGGCTGCGGCACTTTTGCAGTATTATGTGGCCTTAAAATGGGGAATCCTGCCAGTTGGTTTCTGGACCGAATGGAAATGCTCCGTTCTTCCGTCCATTGCTCTGTCCTTTTCTGCCACGGCCATGATCGCCCGGTTTATCAGGACAGAGATGCTGGAAGTGCTGGAGCAGGATTACATCGTCACAGCCAAAGCCAAGGGACTTAGTCCGATGAAGGTGCTCATGCGCCATGCCGTAAGGAATTCGATCATCCCTGTGGTGACGATTCTGGGACCCATTGTTGTAAATTTGCTGACAGGCTCTCTGGCAGTAGAGAATATTTACACCATCCCGGGAATCGGCAGCTTATTTGTAGACAGTATAAAGGCCAATGACTATTCCACGATCATGGGAATCACGATTTTTTACAGCGCGTTCTATATTTTTGTGGTGCTGATCGTTGATATCGCTTATTCTCTGATTGATCCCAGGATTCGTCTGGCAGCCGGCAGGGAGGGTTAA
- a CDS encoding BlaI/MecI/CopY family transcriptional regulator: MIDYRLAETELRFADLIWENEPINSTELVRLSKEVMQWKKSTTYTILKRLCDRGIFKNEGAVVTSAISREEFFAGQSRRYIEDTFGGSLPRFLASFIGGKKLSDKQAEELVRLINEHKED; this comes from the coding sequence ATGATTGACTATAGATTGGCGGAAACGGAATTGAGATTCGCCGACTTGATTTGGGAAAATGAGCCGATTAACTCAACAGAGCTTGTCCGGCTGTCAAAGGAAGTTATGCAGTGGAAAAAATCTACCACATACACCATCCTGAAGCGTTTGTGCGACAGGGGAATTTTCAAAAACGAGGGTGCAGTCGTTACGTCGGCTATAAGCCGTGAAGAGTTTTTCGCGGGTCAGAGCCGCCGCTATATCGAGGATACGTTCGGCGGTAGTCTGCCACGTTTTCTCGCGTCATTCATTGGCGGAAAAAAGTTATCCGACAAACAGGCAGAGGAACTTGTTCGCCTGATTAACGAACACAAGGAGGACTGA
- a CDS encoding M56 family metallopeptidase, with protein MERIFLSVLNMSLTASFVIAAIILARLLLKKAPKIISYALWAVAGFRLVFPFTLEGVFSLLPFNSKPIPQDIATQAVPRIDSGITVIDNAISAALPAATPVTSINPLQIWIFIGTCIWLFGIAVMLIYSFVSIVVIKRSLCGATLIEGNLYEADNLKTPLVIGLFKPKIYIPAGLTNEEQRYIVLHEQTHIRRHDHAVKMFAYLVLCLHWFNPLVWAAFVLMSADMEMSCDESVIRKLGGEIKSAYSLSLVRVAAERKILNGGPLAFGEGGMKERIKNVLNFKKPSKIIITLAIMLVTVLSLGFAVNRTAEESILDPILPMSMNNIAKEPHFAGTVTEVYDNTILVIVDEGEEVRRSSDLMSVSLDVKLKDSMTHFNVGDKVIVYYNGVIAESYPAQVNTVYAIVLTSPDMNANMDDLNALFAMRTPYVGNNSAVGKIVYALPRLDRGYTQQFFSIGDDYGTGRAPYTLTIYYEPSNGETTDMRNITVTPKNSALLFVLIDNLEEVNIAFRETPSFGELDKEKYISRVTHSREDITEYLKNIGLGWADFQNNWNRSVETMFASVNEITQTPPASAVNTESASGSASNFTDLGNKPGMVTEPNIVDGSVIRIVDFEMGDSCSLYIEVLAPTGKMAENSDVTKYEVVRNTKLLLPADVLVSYIDYDSSNGTNGKKLINYLNQGGSYFPEPTISKLIVHTDESGNNITELTEIYEP; from the coding sequence ATGGAAAGGATTTTTCTGTCAGTCCTCAATATGAGCCTGACAGCAAGTTTTGTTATCGCCGCAATTATCTTAGCGCGGTTACTGCTCAAAAAAGCACCGAAGATTATCTCCTATGCGCTGTGGGCGGTTGCGGGATTTCGGCTGGTGTTCCCGTTTACTTTGGAGGGAGTGTTCAGTTTGCTCCCATTCAACTCCAAACCTATCCCGCAGGACATCGCAACGCAAGCCGTTCCGCGCATTGACAGCGGGATAACAGTTATCGACAATGCCATAAGCGCCGCATTGCCTGCCGCCACTCCCGTCACAAGCATAAACCCATTGCAGATATGGATTTTTATCGGTACCTGCATTTGGCTTTTCGGCATTGCAGTTATGCTTATTTACAGTTTTGTATCAATCGTTGTAATAAAACGCAGTCTTTGCGGCGCGACGCTTATCGAAGGCAATCTTTATGAAGCCGACAACCTCAAAACACCGCTTGTGATCGGGCTTTTCAAACCGAAGATTTACATTCCTGCAGGACTGACCAACGAGGAACAGCGCTATATCGTCCTGCATGAGCAGACGCACATCAGACGTCACGATCATGCTGTTAAAATGTTCGCGTACCTTGTGCTCTGCCTGCATTGGTTCAATCCGTTGGTATGGGCGGCGTTTGTTCTGATGAGCGCAGACATGGAAATGTCCTGCGATGAATCCGTGATACGCAAACTTGGCGGAGAGATTAAAAGCGCTTATTCGCTGTCACTCGTCCGTGTGGCGGCGGAGCGTAAAATATTGAACGGAGGTCCTCTTGCGTTCGGGGAGGGCGGTATGAAAGAAAGGATAAAGAACGTGCTGAATTTCAAAAAGCCGTCGAAGATAATTATTACGCTTGCCATTATGCTTGTGACGGTGTTGAGCCTTGGGTTCGCGGTGAATCGCACTGCGGAGGAAAGCATTTTAGATCCGATCCTGCCAATGTCTATGAACAATATCGCTAAAGAGCCCCACTTCGCCGGAACGGTAACCGAAGTGTACGATAATACAATCCTTGTAATCGTCGATGAGGGCGAGGAGGTGCGCAGGAGCAGCGACTTGATGAGTGTTTCTCTCGATGTGAAATTAAAAGATAGCATGACCCATTTTAATGTAGGTGATAAAGTCATTGTCTATTATAACGGTGTAATCGCGGAGTCCTATCCGGCGCAGGTAAATACCGTTTACGCGATTGTTTTGACAAGCCCTGATATGAATGCAAACATGGATGACTTAAACGCGCTTTTCGCAATGCGGACGCCTTATGTTGGCAATAACAGCGCGGTTGGAAAAATTGTATATGCCCTGCCAAGGCTTGACAGAGGGTATACACAACAGTTTTTTTCAATCGGTGACGATTACGGAACTGGCCGAGCGCCGTATACACTCACCATTTACTATGAACCTAGCAATGGTGAAACGACCGATATGAGGAATATAACGGTTACGCCCAAGAACTCTGCACTATTATTCGTGCTAATTGATAACCTTGAGGAAGTGAATATTGCTTTTCGTGAAACACCGAGTTTCGGGGAACTCGACAAGGAGAAATACATTTCCCGGGTAACGCACAGTCGGGAAGATATTACCGAATATCTGAAAAACATCGGGCTTGGTTGGGCGGATTTTCAGAACAACTGGAACCGTTCAGTTGAAACGATGTTCGCATCGGTTAATGAAATCACACAAACACCTCCTGCTTCTGCTGTCAATACTGAGTCTGCTTCTGGAAGCGCCTCAAATTTTACAGACTTAGGTAATAAACCGGGCATGGTAACAGAACCGAATATTGTGGACGGGAGCGTTATCAGAATTGTGGATTTTGAAATGGGGGATAGTTGCTCTTTGTATATCGAAGTTCTTGCTCCTACAGGTAAAATGGCTGAAAATAGCGACGTGACAAAATATGAAGTGGTCAGAAACACGAAATTGCTGCTCCCTGCTGACGTTTTGGTGAGTTACATTGATTATGATAGCAGCAATGGCACAAACGGCAAAAAGCTTATCAACTACTTGAATCAAGGTGGCAGTTACTTCCCAGAACCGACAATTTCAAAATTAATTGTCCATACTGACGAAAGCGGCAATAACATTACAGAACTGACAGAGATTTATGAGCCGTAA